The proteins below come from a single Aegilops tauschii subsp. strangulata cultivar AL8/78 chromosome 6, Aet v6.0, whole genome shotgun sequence genomic window:
- the LOC109769041 gene encoding uncharacterized protein isoform X1 gives MAQPSAAARKPSAAPTVVLTLVLALASAGLLFLLVHLSPSSPSAHPHPHRRLRLRGAHLRHGGAIPHQIPFDPVIADLERLLDDREWERLAAAGLHAPGMESAPVPEDLADYEDEYINDAARFNMTLRVAALFPKIDVDPADDAVTGAELAAWNLASARREVLHRTARELDLHDRDHDGRVAFSEYERPSWAWRFDDNNSTSDGMGWWKEGHFNAADMDGDGFLNLMEFNDFLHPADTTNPKLIHWLCKEEVRERDKDNDRKLNFQEFYSGLFYSVRHYDDETSTDDSNGSNAPARKSFSQLDLDNDGLLSADELKPIIGKLHPAENFYAKQQADYVISQADTNKDGQLSLNEMIENPYVFYSALFTEDDYGSHDELR, from the exons ATGGCGCAGccgtcggcggcggcgaggaagccCTCGGCAGCGCCAACCGTCGTCCTGACACTTGTCCTGGCCCTCGCCTCCGcgggcctcctcttcctcctagTCCACCTCTCCCCTTCGTCGCCATCCGCGCACCCGCACCCCCACCGCCGCCTCCGCCTGCGCGGTGCCCACCTCAGGCACGGAGGCGCCATCCCGCACCAGATCCCGTTCGACCCCGTCATCGCGGACCTCGAGCGCCTCCTGGACGACCGCGAGTGGGAGCGCCTGGCTGCCGCGGGGCTGCACGCGCCGGGCATGGAGTCTGCCCCCGTGCCAGAGGACCTTGCCGACTACGAGGACGAGTACATCAATGACGCCGCGCGGTTCAACATGACGCTGCGCGTGGCGGCGCTCTTCCCCAAGATCGACGTGGACCCCGCCGACGATGCCGTGACGGGCGCCGAGCTGGCTGCGTGGAATCTCGCGTCCGCGCGGCGGGAGGTGCTGCACCGCACCGCCCGGGAGCTCGACCTGCACGACCGCGACCACGACGGCCGCGTCGCCTTCTCCGAGTACGAGAGGCCCAGCTGGGCTTGGCGGTTCGACG ATAATAACTCAACCAGTGATGGGATGGGATGGTGGAAGGAGGGGCACTTCAATGCTGCGGATATGGACGGTGACGGCTTTCTAAATCTGATGGAGTTTAACGA CTTCTTACATCCAGCTGATACTACCAACCCAAAGCTAATACATTGGTTGTGCAAAGAAGAAGTCAG GGAAAGAGACAAAGATAATGACAGGAAGCTCAATTTCCAAGAGTTTTATAGTGGTTTGTTTTACTCAGTTCGACATTACGATGATGAAACTTCAACAGATGACTCCAATGGCTCTAATGCACCGGCTAGAAAATCGTTTTCACAGCTTGATCTGGATAATGATGG GCTTTTGTCAGCAGACGAGCTAAAACCTATCATCGGAAAACTCCATCCAGCAGAAAACTTCTATGCCAAGCAACAAGCTGACTATGTGATATCACAG GCTGACACAAACAAAGATGGACAGCTGAGTTTGAATGAGATGATTGAGAACCCCTATGTATTTTACAGTGCTTTATTCACAGAAGATGATTATGGATCTCATGACGAGCTCCGGTAG
- the LOC109769041 gene encoding uncharacterized protein isoform X2, with the protein MAQPSAAARKPSAAPTVVLTLVLALASAGLLFLLVHLSPSSPSAHPHPHRRLRLRGAHLRHGGAIPHQIPFDPVIADLERLLDDREWERLAAAGLHAPGMESAPVPEDLADYEDEYINDAARFNMTLRVAALFPKIDVDPADDAVTGAELAAWNLASARREVLHRTARELDLHDRDHDGRVAFSEYERPSWAWRFDDNNSTSDGMGWWKEGHFNAADMDGDGFLNLMEFNDFLHPADTTNPKLIHWLCKEEVRERDKDNDRKLNFQEFYSGLFYSVRHYDDETSTDDSNGSNAPARKSFSQLDLDNDGLLSADELKPIIGKLHPAENFYAKQQADYVISQTF; encoded by the exons ATGGCGCAGccgtcggcggcggcgaggaagccCTCGGCAGCGCCAACCGTCGTCCTGACACTTGTCCTGGCCCTCGCCTCCGcgggcctcctcttcctcctagTCCACCTCTCCCCTTCGTCGCCATCCGCGCACCCGCACCCCCACCGCCGCCTCCGCCTGCGCGGTGCCCACCTCAGGCACGGAGGCGCCATCCCGCACCAGATCCCGTTCGACCCCGTCATCGCGGACCTCGAGCGCCTCCTGGACGACCGCGAGTGGGAGCGCCTGGCTGCCGCGGGGCTGCACGCGCCGGGCATGGAGTCTGCCCCCGTGCCAGAGGACCTTGCCGACTACGAGGACGAGTACATCAATGACGCCGCGCGGTTCAACATGACGCTGCGCGTGGCGGCGCTCTTCCCCAAGATCGACGTGGACCCCGCCGACGATGCCGTGACGGGCGCCGAGCTGGCTGCGTGGAATCTCGCGTCCGCGCGGCGGGAGGTGCTGCACCGCACCGCCCGGGAGCTCGACCTGCACGACCGCGACCACGACGGCCGCGTCGCCTTCTCCGAGTACGAGAGGCCCAGCTGGGCTTGGCGGTTCGACG ATAATAACTCAACCAGTGATGGGATGGGATGGTGGAAGGAGGGGCACTTCAATGCTGCGGATATGGACGGTGACGGCTTTCTAAATCTGATGGAGTTTAACGA CTTCTTACATCCAGCTGATACTACCAACCCAAAGCTAATACATTGGTTGTGCAAAGAAGAAGTCAG GGAAAGAGACAAAGATAATGACAGGAAGCTCAATTTCCAAGAGTTTTATAGTGGTTTGTTTTACTCAGTTCGACATTACGATGATGAAACTTCAACAGATGACTCCAATGGCTCTAATGCACCGGCTAGAAAATCGTTTTCACAGCTTGATCTGGATAATGATGG GCTTTTGTCAGCAGACGAGCTAAAACCTATCATCGGAAAACTCCATCCAGCAGAAAACTTCTATGCCAAGCAACAAGCTGACTATGTGATATCACAG ACCTTCTGA
- the LOC109769058 gene encoding cytochrome P450 711A1, whose amino-acid sequence MEATNCSIALETADHAAAHGTSAPALLLLSSVAVIGAFLVYFYAPFWALRRVPGPPARFPLGHLHLLANHGPDVFRAIAKEHGPIFRFHMGRQPLVIVANAELCKEVGIKKFKDIRNRSTPPPTVGSLHQDALFLTRDSTWSSMRNTVVPLYQPARLAGLVPTMQPYVDALVDSVAACPDQDCVPFCQLSLRMAIDIIGRTAFGIDFGLCKKVAAADGGEDVRGFLEEYKRSMEFIKMDLSSSLSTILGLFLPCVQTPCKRLLRRVPGTADYKMEENERLLCRRIDAIIAGRRRDRENSASPPGAALDFIAALLDAREGGARDLALEDRHVRALAYEHLIAGTKTTAFTVSSVVYLVSCHPRVEGKLLAEVDAFGGAAPDADDLQGRFPYLDLVIKEAMRFHLVSPLIARETSEEVEIAGYRLPRGTYVWLAPGVLARDARQFPEPEEFRPERFAAEGEEERARHPYAHIPFGIGPRACVGHRFALQQVKLAVVHLYRRYVFRHSPAMESPIQFDFDLVLGFRHGVKLRAIRRTTRDSSPGPST is encoded by the exons ATGGAAGCCACCAACTGCTCCATTGCTCTGGAAACCGCAGACCATGCCGCCGCACACGGCACAAGCGCGCCCGCTCTGCTCCTCTTGTCTTCGGTGGCCGTGATCGGCGCGTTTCTGGTCTACTTCTACGCGCCATTCTGGGCCCTCAGGAGGGTCCCGGGGCCTCCCGCCAGGTTTCCCCTCGGCCATCTCCATCTTCTCGCCAACCATGGACCAGACGTCTTCCGCGCCATCGCCAAGGAGCACGGCCCCATCTTCCG GTTTCACATGGGGAGGCAGCCGCTGGTGATCGTGGCGAATGCGGAGCTGTGCAAGGAGGTGGGCATCAAGAAGTTCAAGGACATCCGCAACCGGAGCACCCCGCCGCCGACGGTGGGGTCGCTGCACCAGGACGCGCTCTTCCTCACCAGGGACTCCACCTGGTCCTCCATGAGGAATACGGTGGTCCCGCTCTACCAGCCGGCCCGGCTCGCCGGCCTCGTCCCGACGATGCAGCCCTACGTCGACGCGCTGGTGGACAGCGTCGCTGCCTGCCCGGACCAGGACTGCGTCCCCTTCTGCCAGCTCTCGCTGCGCATGGCCATCGACATCATCGGCAGGACGGCCTTCGGCATCGACTTCGGCCTCTGCAAGAAGGTCgccgcggcggacggcggcgaggaCGTGAGGGGGTTCCTGGAGGAGTACAAGAGGTCCATGGAGTTCATCAAGATGGACCTGTCCAGCTCTCTGTCCACCATCCTCGGCCTCTTTCTCCCGTGCGTGCAGACGCCGTGCAAGCGCCTCCTGCGGCGGGTGCCCGGCACGGCGgactacaagatggaggagaacgaGCGCCTGCTGTGCCGCCGCATCGACGCCATCATCGCCGGCCGGCGCAGGGACCGCGAGAACAGCGCCTCCCCGCCGGGCGCCGCGCTGGACTTCATCGCGGCGCTGCTGGACGCGAGGGAGGGCGGCGCCAGGGACCTGGCGCTGGAGGACAGGCACGTGCGCGCGCTGGCGTACGAGCACCTGATCGCCGGGACCAAGACGACGGCGTTCACGGTGTCGTCGGTAGTGTACCTGGTGTCGTGCCACCCGCGCGTGGAGGGGAAGCTGCTGGCGGAGGTGGACGCGTTCGGCGGCGCGGCCCCCGACGCCGACGACCTCCAGGGCAGGTTCCCGTACCTGGACCTGGTGATCAAGGAGGCCATGAGGTTCCACCTGGTGTCGCCGCTGATCGCCAGGGAGACCTCCGAGGAGGTGGAGATCGCCGGGTACCGCCTCCCGAGGGGCACGTACGTGTGGCTGGCGCCGGGGGTGCTGGCCCGCGACGCGCGGCAGTTCCCGGAGCCGGAGGAGTTCCGGCCGGAGCGGTTCGCGgcggagggggaggaggagcggGCGCGGCACCCTTACGCGCACATCCCCTTCGGCATCGGGCCGAGGGCGTGCGTGGGGCACAGGTTCGCGCTGCAGCAGGTGAAGCTCGCCGTGGTGCACCTGTACCGACGGTACGTCTTCCGCCACTCGCCGGCCATGGAGTCGCCCATCCAGTTCGACTTCGACCTCGTCCTCGGCTTCCGCCACGGCGTCAAGCTCAGAGCCATCAGGAGGACGACGAGGGACTCATCGCCAGGCCCTTCCACGTGA